From the Anguilla anguilla isolate fAngAng1 chromosome 6, fAngAng1.pri, whole genome shotgun sequence genome, one window contains:
- the LOC118230617 gene encoding transmembrane protein 212-like yields MKFLCVHGDYRVCADDCFRGTRRPRNSRSHTETLHIFYLKWRNLATMVDLFRCVGRSQLAFGTISLMSGIFAFFPVVSYKPWYVGWSTKIAAPVWTGLLVVIAGTCLLVANREQKKKSMWELCYMFSILCTVTCPMHFAVAVASIMIGPRCYYSFFGAVGTEYLGHAVEFPFPYLRFPGLCLDPLHYEWYHVGLQAADLLCSTAIFILSLTIVIMLTLRLLRSGHVNKT; encoded by the exons ATGAAGTTCTTGTGTGTACACGGCGATTACAGAGTGTGTGCTGACGACTGTTTCCGAGGAACCCGGAGGCCGCGAAACTCGCGGTCACACACGGAAACGCTACATATTTTTTACTTAAAGTGGAGGAATTTGGCTACAATGGTGGACTTATTCCGCTGCGTTGGGCGAAGTCAGTTGGCTTTCGGCACTATTAGTTTGATGTCGGGAATCTTTGCTTTCTTTCCCGTGGTCAGCTACAAGCCGTGGTATGTAGGATGGAGCACCAAAATTGCCGCTCCAGTTTGGACAGGATTGCTG GTAGTCATTGCTGGAACATGTCTACTGGTGGCAAAtagagaacaaaagaaaaagtcaATG tgggaaCTGTGCTACATGTTTTCCATCCTGTGTACCGTGACCTGCCCCATGCATTTTGCGGTTGCCGTGGCATCCATAATGATCGGGCCTCGCTGCTACTACTCGTTCTTTGGTGCCGTGGGGACCGAATACCTGGGCCATGCGGTGGAGTTCCCCTTCCCGTACCTGAGGTTCCCAGGCCTGTGCCTGGACCCGCTGCACTATGAGTGGTACCACGTTGGCCTACAGGCAGCAGATCTGCTCTGCAGCACTGCTATCTTCATCCTCTCCCTCACCATTGTCATCATGCTGACCCTCAGGCTGCTCCGCTCAGGACATGTTAAT AAAACCTAG